CATATTTAAACTTTAACCCAAACCAAGTACAGGTATAAATAACTCATCACTCAATGCATTGAATCGAATATGTGCTAAAACATCGCTCTTTGGATTTGAGATCGCACTTTGTACTGTATTCGCGTCCATTTTCGCCGCCTGCACATCTTGCAATATTGATTCAATGTCTTGATTTTCAGATACAGATTCTTGTTGCATTAAGCTTGAAATATTCACTGCTGCATTTTCAGAATATTGATTTTCAGGTGCAATATCTAAGACTGCGACATTGTTTAACACTGCAGCAATCGCATGTTCATCCACATATGCTTCAGATGCTATTTTCGCTGTTGCTTCTGCTGCGATGACTGTAAAACCAAAGCCTTCACTCATCACACTACTGTTATTTGCTGCATCCATTTGTGTAAATGTAAAACTATGCTCACCTAAAGCCAAATCATGACTTGGGGTAAATGTCCATTTTCCACTTTCCACTTTGACAGTTGCTATTGCCTGACCATTATCATAAATCGTCACTATGGCGCCAGACTCACCTGTCCCTGCAAACTCAGGGCGTGCATCATCTGTTTCTCCATGATTTGCAATGGTTTTACCTTGATCACCATCCCCATTAACATCATCTGTGACCGTTTTTAAAACCACTTTATTGGGCGCAATGGTATCTTTTGTACCTATCACTTGGGTACTTTCGGACTTATTACCTGCAGCATCAAAGGTATAAATATGAGCAATCGCTTGATCTGTCAAACTGCTCTTTAAAGTTATGCTAAATTTCCCTGCTGCATCACTGACAGTCGAACCAATTAAAGTCCCTTCTTTATTATAAATTTCTACTTTTTGATTGGCACCCGTTTGTCCTGTAACTTCATTACCTTCGGCATTAAGCTTTGCAGTCACAGCATCAGGAGCTATCGTGTCCATTCCTGCTTTTATCACCAAATCTTTCGAAGCATTGCCCGCCGCATCTGTTACAGTCAGATTTGCTGTTTCATCTTTGGCTAAAGCAGGTTTAATTTGAGCCGTAAAATAGCCTTGATCATCAGCAGTTGCAAATGCGATTACTTCACCTTGGCTATTTTTTATTGTAATTTTACTGTTAGCCTCAGCATAACCCGTCACTTGGTCACCTTGGGCATTGACTTCAATACTTGGCTGCTTTGGTGCTAAAGTATCTTTCCCGACAATCACTGTACTTGCATCTGACTCATTCCCAGCAGCATCTTTTACAACTACTTTAGCTTCAGCACCTGTAGCTAAAGCAGGTGTTATAGAGATTGAAAATGTTCCATCTGAAGCCACAGTGACAGGCCCTGCCAAGACTGTTTTACCTGCTGCATCATAGACATACACTTTTGCGCCTGCTTCAGCCTGACCAGATACAATACTGCCTGTCTCATTGATTTGCACCTGTGCTGCATCAGGGGCAAGGGTGTCTTTTGTCCCTGTAATCACAGTGACTTGAGATTCATTGCCCGCTGCATCTTTTGCATAGATTAAAACTTTTTCATTATTGATCACGTCGCGATCTAAAGTGAGCTTAAAATTGCCCTCTGCATCAGCGACTGCCTGTCCAAGTGTCTTGCCTGACACATCTTTTACATAAACTATCGCACCTGCTTCTGCTTTACCTGTAACCACTTTTCCATCAGAATCTAAAGTTGCTGTAGGGACTGAAGGTGCAACTAGATCAGTATTTGCTGCATGACCGTCATCATCATTGTCATGAAATGCAGCTAGATAAATCCCCTCTAAACCCAATAAAATTAAAGCAGGTTTCACTAAGTCTTTTTCATACCAAGCAACGGTTTCTTCAGCAACTTGTGATGTTTGCATATTTTCAGGTGCTAAATAAGTTTGACTTGCTTCAAGTTCTTGTATCACTCGTTTAGGATCATAATTTATCTGATAACCTTGAGCAGTGATGACCAGCTCTTCAAAAATTCCTTGCGTATTACTGAGTAAAATCTGGTGAGGTGTTTCATTTCCTTGATGAACAAAATTGTCTAGTATAATTTTTTCACCATTTTTTAGAATAATTATAGCTTTATCACCCATATGCTCAACGGATGCAATTTGTTCTTTGGTATACCCTAAACGAATAATAGATGGCTGATTTAAAGGAATATGTTTATTTTCT
The DNA window shown above is from Acinetobacter piscicola and carries:
- a CDS encoding Ig-like domain-containing protein, whose amino-acid sequence is MTGIVVLDKSTLVTLQNSENKHIPLNQPSIIRLGYTKEQIASVEHMGDKAIIILKNGEKIILDNFVHQGNETPHQILLSNTQGIFEELVITAQGYQINYDPKRVIQELEASQTYLAPENMQTSQVAEETVAWYEKDLVKPALILLGLEGIYLAAFHDNDDDGHAANTDLVAPSVPTATLDSDGKVVTGKAEAGAIVYVKDVSGKTLGQAVADAEGNFKLTLDRDVINNEKVLIYAKDAAGNESQVTVITGTKDTLAPDAAQVQINETGSIVSGQAEAGAKVYVYDAAGKTVLAGPVTVASDGTFSISITPALATGAEAKVVVKDAAGNESDASTVIVGKDTLAPKQPSIEVNAQGDQVTGYAEANSKITIKNSQGEVIAFATADDQGYFTAQIKPALAKDETANLTVTDAAGNASKDLVIKAGMDTIAPDAVTAKLNAEGNEVTGQTGANQKVEIYNKEGTLIGSTVSDAAGKFSITLKSSLTDQAIAHIYTFDAAGNKSESTQVIGTKDTIAPNKVVLKTVTDDVNGDGDQGKTIANHGETDDARPEFAGTGESGAIVTIYDNGQAIATVKVESGKWTFTPSHDLALGEHSFTFTQMDAANNSSVMSEGFGFTVIAAEATAKIASEAYVDEHAIAAVLNNVAVLDIAPENQYSENAAVNISSLMQQESVSENQDIESILQDVQAAKMDANTVQSAISNPKSDVLAHIRFNALSDELFIPVLGLG